ATCTGACTGTTCCTTTTCTAATTCATTAGGTGCAGCTGCGCTTGTTTCCTGAATGTCGCTGGTGATTGCTTCTGTTTCATTAGATTCTTCCTCAGCTGTTTCTTCAAGAGTATGAAATTCGTTCCTGGCTGAAGCTTCAAATTCTTCACTTTCTATTTCTTCATGAACAGCTTCGCTTCCCTCATCAAGCAGGCCTTCGATTGCCAAATCTGCTTGAATGGTCAGCACATTTGAATGATCCAACCGATAATCAAACGCATCGATAAAGACAAAAATGTCATTTAAATGACCAACCCTATAAGCAGGAATCGTAATATCAACAGGAAATTTGTGCTCCAGATCAGCAATGCCATCTTCACGGATTTCTATGGATTGGATCATCCGATCTGTTGCTTCCGGCACATGCTCTTCCTTTTCCTCATTAAGATGATATTCACCTGTTAACTCAAGATATCCCCTTAACGACACATAATCATTCACTTCCTGCACCAGAATGTCAGGTTCTATAGAAATCGATATCAATTCACCGACTTCATGTCCTTTTTCAAAGCTCACGGTTTCTTCTACTGAAAATTGCAAACGATTATTTTGCGGCAAGACCATATCCTCCTCTCATCCAACTCGAAATTTAGGATGTCACTTCAAATTTATGAATGGACTAATGAGAATATGAGGAACAGGTGAGAAAAATTCGCCCGGACTTGTATTTATGTATTCCTATGAAATTACTGAAAGAAACTTGAGGCGAAAAATGGTCTGAAAGAAGATGAGCGACCGCATTTCCTGCTGCAAGGACGACAATTGGCAGCACCAGAATCGATATTGGTAACCACCTCATGCCGCTAACCCCGTATTCTGTTTGTTTTTCAAAAATCCTATAATTTTCAAAATTGTCGTATGGCTACTCTCAAACCTATTCCTGGACATCAATTGATCTCCCTCAATCCTTTTCAAAATCCTCTCCCCTTTGATCATATTATTAGAATATTAGAGACTAGCATAGACAAAAATCTTATAATTCTGAAAACTATTAAGATTAAACCCCGTCATTTCTAACAGCTTGCCTTCATCTTAGCTGTGCCTTAGGGTTTTGTGCAATTATTCATGTTATCTGTTTAATTATTCCTGTATTCTGTGCAATTATTGATTCAATCTGTTTAATTATTCCGACGTTCTGTTCAATTATTTGAGTTACTGTTCAATTAACCTATTGAATTGTGCAATTCAGCATGAAAGATTTTTATGAAGTATTTTTTCATGAATTCTTGAAAAAACGAATTGTATTTTTCTATGTTTTTTGTCATTTCCCGTAAAGTAACTGAAGAACTGCAGGATAACACTTAAAAGTTGTGAATGGATAAAAGGAACATGAGAAACAGCGGTGAAAATTACTCTTAGATTTATAATAATTCATTCAATAAAAAAATTCCAAAAAGAAATTGTGAATTTATGTTAAAAGTAATGCAAGTGTGAGAGAAGACAATGAATAACTTTTTACAGTTCATCATAGCGTTTCTTTGCTATTCAAGAATTTTTCTTTCATGTCTTTGATCGTCGCACATAAATAGAGTTTGGCGGGTTACACCAAACTCTTTTAAAAATATGTTGGTTAAATATCCTTATAAACGACAGCTGTTCCAGAAGCAATACACATCATCATACCGTTTTGAACAGTTTCAAAATCAAGATCGACACCAATGACAGCATTAGCGCCGAGTTTGCTTGCCTTGTCTTCCATTTCGCGAAGTGCAATTTCACGTCCTTCTGCCAGCTTACTTTCATATGTACCGCTGCGTCCGCCAATAATATCGGTGATTCCAGCTAAGAAATCTCTTACCACGTTTGCACCCATAATCGCTTCGCCGCTTACGATACCCACATAACGTTCAATTTCTTTTCCTTGTAATTGGGATGTAGTCGATATAATCATGAAAATAACTCCTCCTCTTTTTGTGATAGTTTATTTACGATTCTATCACTCTTAAGTTTCAGTTATTATTTCAATTTTTTTGCACACAGAAATATCTAGGCTTCTCTTTCCGCAAAAAAACCTCCAAAGCACAAACTGCTTTGGAGGCTTTCCTTAGCTCTTGATTTTTCTAAATACACGTTCAACTGCACGAATCGTCAGTTCAATGTGTTCTTCTGTATGGGCAGTAGACAGAAACAATCCTTCAAATTGGGAAGGGGGCAGAAAGATGCCTTCGTCTGCCATGCCGCGATAATATTCAGCAAACAGCTTGAGATCAGACGATTTTGCGGTTTCGTAATTCACCACAGGTTCATTCGTGAAGAAGAAGCCGATCATGCTTCCTGCTCGATTGAATGTGTAAGGAATATCGTTTTCTTTTGCCGCTCGTGAGATCCCTTCTTCCAATTGGTCGGCTTTTCTGGCAAAGCCATTGTACGATTCGGGTGTCAGCTGCTTTAATGTTTCCAGCCCTGCCGTCATGGCAAGAGGGTTCCCGGATAAGGTTCCAGCCTGATAGATTGGACCGCTTGGCGCGATCTGCTCCATGATTTCAGCCTTTCCGCCGTATGCACCGACCGGAAGACCTCCGCCAATTACTTTCCCGAGACATGTTAAATCAGGCGTAACGCCGAAATAGCCTTGGGCACAATTGTAGTCAACACGAAAGCCTGTCATGACCTCGTCAAAAATGAGCAGAGATCCGTATTCTTCCGTGATCTTTCGCAAGCCTTCTAAAAATCCTTCCTGCGGCGGTACGACTCCCATATTGCCGGCAACCGGCTCAACGATGACTGCGGCAATATCTTCACCATACTCATTAAAAGCAAGCTTAGTCGATTCCAGATCATTGTACGGCACCGTAATTGTATTTTTAGCGATACCTTCGGGAACCCCCGGGCTGTCCGGCAATCCGAGAGTTGCCACGCCGGATCCTGCTTTAATGAGCAGTGAATCTCCGTGGCCGTGATAGCAGCCTTCAAATTTGATGATCTTATTTCGGCCCGTATACCCTCTGGCCAGCCTTAAGGCGCTTAGTGTTGCTTCTGTTCCTGAATTAACCATACGGACAATATCGATCGAAGGGACTCTTTCAATTACCAGCTTTGCTAATTCATTTTCTAATTCTGTCGGCGAACCGAAACTCGTTCCTTTTTCAGCTGCCTTCTTGAGGCTTTCCACGACTTGTTTGTTGCTGTGACCAAGAATTAACGGTCCCCAGGACAAGACATAGTCAATGTATTCATTTCCGTCAATATCATAGATTCTGGAGCCCTCGCCCCGCTCCATAAAAATCGGATCCATATTGACGGATTTAAAGGCGCGTACAGGGCTGTTTACGCCTCCCGGCATGTATTCCAACGCTTCTTTAAATGCTTGTCTTGAGCGTTCGTAGCTTCTCATGTAAGTATCTGCTCCTTTCTGATCGTTAATTTGACAGCCATTTGGCAGCATCTTTTGAGTGATAAGTAATGATAATATCCGCTCCGGCACGCTTCATCCCTGTCAGCATCTCAAGCACAAGCGACTTTTCATCAATCCAGCCGTTCGCAGCCGCCGCTTTAATCATGCTGTATTCTCCGCTCACATTGTAGGCAACGACAGGCAATGAAAAATGATTTTTTACATCACGGATAATATCCGAATATGCCATTGCAGGTTTAACGATGAGGAAATCTGCTCCCTCTTCCACATCTGATTCGGCTTCCCGCAATGCTTCTAGTCGATTGGCAGGATCCATTTGATACGTCTTCCTGTCGCCAAATTGAGGTGTACTGTGTGCCGCATCACGGAATGGACCGTAGAATGAACTCGCATACTTGACCGCATAAGACATGATCGGTACATGTACAAAGCCCGCTTCATCCAATGCCTCCCGAATCACAGCTACAAAGCCGTCCATCATATTGGAAGGTGCGATAATATCTGCTCCAGCACGTGCTTGGCTTACCGCCGTTTTTCCTAGAAGAGCAAGCGATTCATCGTTTAATATCTGCCCGTTTTCGATAATTCCGCAATGTCCATGATCCGTATATTGGCAAAGACACGTGTCTGCGACGATAGAGACTTCCGGATAAGCTTCCTTGATTAAAGATATCGCCTGCTGGGTAATCCCCTCTTCGTTATAGGCTTCACTGCCTACATGATCCTTATAATCGGGAACGCCGAAAACGATAACTGAACGTATACCTGCTTCGACAACCTCGTCCATTTCAGCCTTAATTCGATCCAAAGAAAAGTGAAAAACACCGGGCATAGAGGAAACCTCTTCTTTTCTTCCCTCACCTTCCACCGCAAACAGTGGATAGATAAAATCAGATGGTTGAAGCGTTGCTTCTCTCACTAACCTTCTTACTCCGGCGCTTGAACGTAATCTTCTATGTCTTTTAAATGGTTGTGTCATTTTTTACTCCCTCTCTTTCGCTAACTCGCACATTTTTGCGAGCATTCCTTCAATCGTATGCTTGGAAGGAACGACAGATTGTAAGCCATATTCTTGCAAGGCAGACTGTGTCACCGGACCGATGCTCACAATACTCGTCTCTCGTAAATAAGACAGGTCTTCATCTTTTACTGCCTGCATAAAGGTATGTACGGA
This window of the Bacillus gobiensis genome carries:
- a CDS encoding YbjQ family protein, with the translated sequence MIISTTSQLQGKEIERYVGIVSGEAIMGANVVRDFLAGITDIIGGRSGTYESKLAEGREIALREMEDKASKLGANAVIGVDLDFETVQNGMMMCIASGTAVVYKDI
- the hemB gene encoding porphobilinogen synthase; translated protein: MTQPFKRHRRLRSSAGVRRLVREATLQPSDFIYPLFAVEGEGRKEEVSSMPGVFHFSLDRIKAEMDEVVEAGIRSVIVFGVPDYKDHVGSEAYNEEGITQQAISLIKEAYPEVSIVADTCLCQYTDHGHCGIIENGQILNDESLALLGKTAVSQARAGADIIAPSNMMDGFVAVIREALDEAGFVHVPIMSYAVKYASSFYGPFRDAAHSTPQFGDRKTYQMDPANRLEALREAESDVEEGADFLIVKPAMAYSDIIRDVKNHFSLPVVAYNVSGEYSMIKAAAANGWIDEKSLVLEMLTGMKRAGADIIITYHSKDAAKWLSN
- the spoVID gene encoding stage VI sporulation protein D, which gives rise to MPQNNRLQFSVEETVSFEKGHEVGELISISIEPDILVQEVNDYVSLRGYLELTGEYHLNEEKEEHVPEATDRMIQSIEIREDGIADLEHKFPVDITIPAYRVGHLNDIFVFIDAFDYRLDHSNVLTIQADLAIEGLLDEGSEAVHEEIESEEFEASARNEFHTLEETAEEESNETEAITSDIQETSAAAPNELEKEQSDETEEAEELTLSYRAFPSELESGEKPYFSEPNLLKEEDEEEDESTFEIEVKQENAALEEEREEIVEQTYPEFTFQSPEFEKEKQQPELVREYEHEDSEQVRENDNSLYLTKLFTRQEEEEFSKLKMYIVQQEDTIDLICERYELNVQNLIRVNSLSPEDEVTEGQILFIPDYKSSLSH
- the hemL gene encoding glutamate-1-semialdehyde 2,1-aminomutase — translated: MRSYERSRQAFKEALEYMPGGVNSPVRAFKSVNMDPIFMERGEGSRIYDIDGNEYIDYVLSWGPLILGHSNKQVVESLKKAAEKGTSFGSPTELENELAKLVIERVPSIDIVRMVNSGTEATLSALRLARGYTGRNKIIKFEGCYHGHGDSLLIKAGSGVATLGLPDSPGVPEGIAKNTITVPYNDLESTKLAFNEYGEDIAAVIVEPVAGNMGVVPPQEGFLEGLRKITEEYGSLLIFDEVMTGFRVDYNCAQGYFGVTPDLTCLGKVIGGGLPVGAYGGKAEIMEQIAPSGPIYQAGTLSGNPLAMTAGLETLKQLTPESYNGFARKADQLEEGISRAAKENDIPYTFNRAGSMIGFFFTNEPVVNYETAKSSDLKLFAEYYRGMADEGIFLPPSQFEGLFLSTAHTEEHIELTIRAVERVFRKIKS